TCAGTCTTTCTTTCTGCAACGTAACATTCTCAAATCCACTGTTGCGGATAAAATGAAGATATGTTTCTTTTTGAACAGCTCCTGAAACACAGCCTGCATACATTTCAGCAGTCTTCAAAAGTTTTTCAGGTAAGACTCCAACCAATACAATATCGGAAATGCTGAAATGACCACCTGGTTTTAATACACGGAAAATTTCTGCAAATGCTTTTTCCTTATCAGGAACAAGGTTAAGCACACAATTGCTCACAACCACATCTGCTACATTGGAAGTAACCGGCAAGTGTTCAATTTCTCCAAGCCGGAATTCTACGTTGTGGAAGCCAAGATTTTCAGCATTTGTTCTTGCACGTTCAATCATAGCGGTGGTCATATCGATACCAATTACTTTTCCTGTTTCACCGGTTTCTGCACGGGCCACAAAGCAATCATTGCCCGCACCTGAACCAAGGTCAATTACAACATCGCCCTTTTTAATTTTAGCAAACTGTGTTGGAAGTCCGCAACCAAGGCCAAGATCAGCATCGGGATTATAGCCCTTGAGCTGGCTGTAATCTTCTGCCATAATGTTGTACACTTCACCGGAGCATCCGGTGGCACCGCAGCAGGAGGATGCATTTACTGTTTTCTCCTGCGTCGCAATTTCGCTATAGGTTTTTTTTACCTGTTGTTTTAATTTTTCATTTGTTTCCATGGTGAAAATTATTTTATGTTGAAGTAAGTGAAAAAATCAGCAGCAGCGTTCATTCATTGCTTTTGCTTTATTGAAGAAGGAATTGAAGCTTTCAGAAAATTTGTTGAATGTTTTCCAGTTGATGCAATAGCATGATTTCGGACCATCTACTGTGCCTTCGATTAAACCTGCATTCAGCAATTCTTTAAGGTGCTGTGAAACAGTAGACTGCGCCAGAGGCAACACTTCTACTATTTCTCCGCAGATGCAGGTGTTGTGTGTGGCAATGGTCTTGAGAATGGCAATTCGGGCAGGATGGCTTAATGCCTTCGCGAATGCGGCCAGTTCATTTTCTTTCAAAGAGAAGGCATCTTTTTTGTGTGTGGCCATTTTATTTATTGTTTATCGCAAATGTACGATAAATAAAATTACAAACAAGATACGTGGAAAATATTTTTGGCATAATTGAAAGGAGGCTCATGGTGAAGCATGAGTTACACTGTATTACCAGTCTTTCGTGTTTTTCTTTTTTTGCTGGAGCTTCTTAGGTAGTTGTTGCATGGTTTTATTTTCGGCGGCATTTAGTTCATCCAGTAAGCGGCGTTGTTCTTCAGGTGTAAGTTGTTGCGCAGGTGGTGGCTGAAATATTTCCTTTGGCTTTTGTGCTGCAGACTTATCTGAGACTTGCTTAGTTGCCAGTAATGCATTCACCAATGTGAGATTGTAACGTGCATCTTCATCGCGTGGATTTAGCCGAAGGGTATTTTTGTAAGCTGCCAGCGCGGCGGCATAATTTTTTTGTTCAAAATAACTGTTTCCTGCATTGTAACTGGACGCTGCTTTTAAAGATGTTTCCACATTTGCATCTGCAAGCTGCCTGAATTGCTGAATGGCTTCCCGATATTTCTTTTGCTGAAAAAGTGCATTTCCGAGATTGAATTGAATTTGAGGAAATTGATGGGCTGCATCATTTTCCATTGCCTGTTGATACAAATGCTGTGCTTCAGAGAAATTGCCTGCATTGTATGCGGTATTTCCTTTGTAAATAAATTGCTCCGCAGTTTGTGATTGAACAGGATGTGAAAACATTATGAACAAAGATAACTGCAACAAAAAAGGGTAACAATTTTTCAGATTTATCTTCATAAAGGTTTTCGTTTTCTAAACCAGGTTATTTTTTTGTTGCTGATCAGCAAATCAATGAAGAGTAAGAGCAAAGCAGGAAGCAGCAACCATTGAAACTTAGATTCATATTGTACCAGTAACTGTTCATCAAATTTATTTTTGTTGATGGCATCCAGGTGAAGCACCATCTTACGTACTGCTTCATTGTCTCTTGAAGTCAGCTTGACAAAAATGCCATTGCTGCTTTTCGCGATCGCATTTAGTACTTCCGGATTGAACCTGGTGATTACCAAATTTCCCTGTTCATCCTTCTTTTCTGTTGTTATTCCATTTTCGGTAACCGGAATAGTCGTTCCGCTTTCACTGCCAATGCCTGCGGTGCAAACAACTATTTGGTTTTTTTCAACGGTCTCCATTGCCTGTTTCAGCGCTTCTTCCTGATCTTCTCCATCGCTGATCAACACTATGGCGCGATAGTGTTGCAGATTTTCCGGAAGTGCCTGAATGCCTTCCTGCAAAGCTGCACCAATATCACTTCCCTGTTCAGGCACAGCATCAGTTGTGATGGTGTTGAGTAATAATTGTGCAGCGCTGTGATCAATGGTAAGAGGTGTTTGCAGAACGGGAACGGCGGCAAAGGTGATAAGAGCGATACGTGCTTCCGGCATTTGCTCAATCAGTTGCGCTGCAAATTTTTTAGCAACTTCTAACCTGTCAGGTTTTGCATCGGTTGCCAGCATGCTGTTGGAAACGTCGAGCACAATGGCAAGGTCAATACCTTCGTGATGAATGGTACGACTGGAGCTTCCCGATTGAAGATTGGCAAGCCCGAAGATGATGAGCGCAAATGCAGTGAGTTGTAAACTGAGCTTCAGTACAGGGCGAATAATGCTGTTGCCGGGAATTAATTGTGTCACCAATTCCTGTTCTCCGAACTGCAGCAAAACCTTATTCCTCCAGTTTCGGTAACGTATAAAGAATAAAACCGCTACCGGAATCAGCAGCAATGCAAAGAGATAATATGGTTGGGTAATTTCCATCAAGGTGCTGTCCGGAAATAAGTGTAACGCAATATTATTTCTGCCACTAGTGCAATCGCTGCAATGATTGCAAGCAGTAAAAATTGGTCAGTGTAACGGTTAAAAGTGGTTACATCTACTTTGGTTTTTTCCAGTGCATCAATTTGATGGTAAATCTGTTGAAGTGATTTCTCATTACCGGCACGGAAATATTTTCCTCCTGTAATTTCAGCAATCTGTAACAAGGTTGTTTCTGCAGTAGGACCACCGATGGCTATGTAGGTGCTGTCATGTGTGGTAGCCGGTTTATTTTCTGAAGCAAGTGAAAAAATGCCAATGCAATAGGTGTGTATGTTCAATGATTTTACCAATTGCGCAGCCTCAAGTGGTTTAACGGTTCCTGCATTGTTTTCGCCATCCGTTACGAGGATAATAATTTTTTCGGGGGAGGTGCTTTCCATCAGGCGATTGGCTGCCGTTCCCAATCCCAAACCGATCGCTGTTCCGTCTTCAACTGATCCTGTTTTTACGGTAGTAATAATCTGTTGCAATGCATTGTGATCAATGGTAACCGGGCAGCCGGTATAGGCTTCACCTGCAAAAAACACAACGCCAATACGGTCGTTGGGACGCCCCGCAATAAAATTGTTCGCCACTTTTTTTGCAGCTTCCAAACGGCTCGGAACAAAGTCACGGGCCAGCATGCTGCCTGAAATATCAATAGCCATCACAATGTCAACACCTTCACTTGCCAGGATGCTTTTTGAGAGGACAGTTTGTGGCCTTGCCAGCGCTACTATCAATGCGGCGAATGCAATCATCCGCAAGAAAAATAAACTGTGCCGCAAGTATAGTCCGGGTGTGCCCGGCGCATTCAGAAAAAACGAGGTAGTGGAAAATTGCAGCGATGGCTGTTGTGATTTGTGTCTCCAGATGTACCAAACAGTCAATAGTGGAATACTGTTGAGTAACCAAAACCATTCAGGGTTTGCAAATTGGATCATGCTTGAAGTTCCTCCTGAACCGTACTCAACGTTGCCGGTTTTGTTTTTTGCACAAATTCTTTTACGGTATCCAGCATATGAAGATGAACTGTTTCGGCTGGCTCTGCTTTCGCAAATTTCACAAGATCGGCGACGTGAAGATTTTCATTTAATTGCTGCAATAAATTTTCGTCTATGGATTTTTTCCGAAGTGAGGTAATAATTTCATGCGTTGTATTTTCGAGTGCAGGCAAGCCAAGACCTGCTTCCATATATTCACGGAGTATTTGTGTGATTTCAACGTAGAATTGCTTGATACGTTTGTGTTCCCAAGGTTTGTCCATTTCGAGTTTACGCAGGAGATCATCCGCTTTTTCGTGAGGTAACCTTGTATCCATGTCTTGTAAAGCGGAATGAACAGTTTTTCGTTTTTTTTCTTTCAGGAAGTACCAACCTGCAATGATGAGAATCAGTAAAAAAAGAAGCGGAATGAGGTACCACAAAAGATTTGGTTTCGCGGTAGCGATTGAAAACGGTGGTTTTATCAGGCGCACAGTTGCTGTTGTATCTACTGCAACTGAAGTAATATAAACCGATAACGGTTCAGTAATCACAGTATCGGTTATGCCGTTTTCCAGGAAATAACTGGCAATCGGAGGAATAAGCAATACACCTGTATCGAAAGAAGTAACGGTGATGGTTCTGTTTTCAGTGAGAAAATCTTTTTGTTGAATGGAATCGATTGCTGATTCAGATAGTTTTTCAAAGTGTACCGAATTGATCATCACCGGAATATTCCACAACATCTTCGTATTGTAAGAATGTTCAGCGGATAATTGAATGTTGATCCAGTCACCAACCGGATAATTAGTTGAATCAAGTGTAGCAGTGATGCGAATAGACTGACTTTGTAGGAGCAGGCATGGAGCAACGATGAACATTGCAGTGAACCAATATTTTATGCTGATCGTACTCCTCAAGTCCGGATGATTGATATGATTTATATTCTTTTGGTTCTTCGTTCAAACAGCATCATTAATGCACGAATGTAATTGTCATGTGTATTGATGCTCACATAATCAATACCACTTCTCTGAAAAGTGGAAGTAACTGCTTGCAGATGGTCTGCATACTTTTTTGCATACTGTTTTTTTATGGTACCGCCTGAAGTGTCAATACATTTAATTTTTCCAGTCTCGGCATCCTGTACCTGTAGCAATCCCATTTCCGGCAGTACAGTTTCACCATGATCAAAAACGTGAATGCCGATTATGTCATGTTTGCGGGCTGCGATGTGAAGCATCGGTTCATAATTGTCAGTCATAAAATCAGACAACAAAAACACCACGCTGCGTTTCCTGATCACATTGTTGAGGTAATTGAGTGCCACTGTAAGATTGGTTCCTTTGGAAGCGGGAATAAGGTCAACAAGCTCCCGGATGATGCGTAAAATATGTGAGTTTCCTTTTTTGGGTGGAATGAATTTTTCAATCTTGTCGCTGAAAAGAATGACACCCACTTTATCATTGTTGCGGATTGCTGAATTTGCCAGCACTGCACTCACTTCTGTAATCAGGTCACGCTTTAACTGGCTTTGTGTGCCGAACATGGATGACCGGCTGACATCCACTATCAGTATCACTGCCAGTTCGCGTTCTTCTTCAAATACTTTAACATAAGGATGATTCATACGTGCAGTCACATTCCAGTCGATGGAGCGAATTTCATCCCCTGCCTCGTATTCGCGTACTTCACTGAACGAAATGCCGCGGCCTTTGAAAGCACTGTGGTATTCACCGGAAAACAATTGACTGACGAGGCCTTTTGTTTTGATTTCTATTTTCCTGACTTTTTTTAAGAGTTCAGTGGTTTCCACAGTAAAAGTCCGAAGGGTTTGAAATGTTTGAAAAGTTTATGTTGTTGTGTCTGCTTTTTGACATCTTGTGTCTTAAGTCCAAGTCCTCACCTCCACTGCTAAGGCACTTCGACCGTGCGAATAATTTCACGGATGATCTCATCGGTGGTTACATTTTCAGCTTCCGCTTCGTAGGTGATGCCAATACGATGACGGAGTACATCTAGGCAGACATTTTTTATGTCGTCAGGAATTACAAAGGCACGGTGCTGCATGAAAGCAAGGGATTTTGCAGCCAGCGCAATGTTAATACTGCCACGCGGCGAACTGCCATAACGCAGCAGATTTTTCAATTTCGGTAACTTATATTCAGCAGGATTCCGGGTGGCAAAAACAATATCGATAATGTACTGTTCAATTTTTTCATCCATATACACATCACGCACCAAATGCCTGGCGCGCAATATATCAGCCGGTGAGATAACCGGTTGAATGATTATTGGATCGTCTGCAATATTCTGACGAATGATCAATCGTTCATCTTCTTTTTCGGGATAGCTCATGATCACTTTCATAATGAAACGATCAGCCTGCGCTTCCGGTAACGGATAGGTTCCTTCCTGCTCCAATGGATTCTGAGTTGCCAAAACGAGAAAGGGTTCTTCCAGCGAATAGGTGTGTTCGCCGATAGTTACCTGTCGTTCCTGCATGGCCTGCAACAATGCACTCTGCACTTTCGCGGAAGCACGGTTGATTTCATCTGCCAGAATCAAATTGGCGAAAATGGGACCTTGCTTTACGGTGAATTCATTTTTTTGCTGGTTGTAGATCATGGTGCCTAACACATCAGCCGGTAAGAGGTCAGGTGTAAATTGAATGCGACTAAACTTAGCTCGTATGGCCGATGCAAGCGTTTTTATAGCAAGTGTTTTAGCGAGCCCTGGAACACCTTCCAGCAAAACATGCCCGTTAGACAGTAATGCAAGTATGAGACGGTCCACCATGTATTGCTGACCTACTATTACTTTACCCAATTCATTTCTCAATGAATCAACAAAGGTGCTCTCCTGTTGAATTTTATCTCCCAGCTCTTTTATTATGGTAGTTGCCATCTTACAAATTGAATATTGATGAAGATGGTAAATTTATGAATTGAGGATGAATGAGCGAAATGGTTTTCTGGAGGATAATTTATTTGGGTTTCGCAGTGCCCACTTATTAATTGATATCTATAAACCTGAACAAATGAATTTAATCGGGCGCACTGATAAAAATGAGGACCAATAGGAACTATTTCACCACTTCACCGCCACAACTGGAACCTGCACCGGCAGTGCAGCCATAACAATGCTGAGAGACGATAATTTCGCGACGGTTTAAATAATTGAGATCTAAATTTTTAATGTGCATGGCATCACCTTCACCGATTTTCAGATCGAGCATCTGGTTGAAATCGCAGTCATATAAATAACCATCCCAGCTAACGGAAAGTGTGTTGCGACACATTAATCCGTTCACCGTTGCCGGATTGAATGCGGCTAATAATTTTTCCAGATAAGATTCATAATTGCCACTTGTGATCAGGAAATCAAGAAAACGGCTGATAGGCATATTGGTAATCGTGAATAAATGGTTGAATACGACATCAAATTCTTCATGCAGCACTTTTTTAAATTGTGCTTCCAGGACCTGTTGTCCAGATGAAAGAAATGCACCTGTTGGATTATACACAAGATTCAATATAAGCCCACTTGCTGCTTTACCATAGCCTACCGCATTCAGCAACTTCATTGCTTTTACAGAGGCAGCGAATACGCCTTCACCACGCTGTCTATCTGTCCGGTCTGCATTGTAAAAGGGCAACGAACTCACGACTTCTATCTTATGCTCAGCGAAAAACTCCGGCAGGTCATTGTATTTTTTATTGGAAAAAATGACAGTGAGGTTGCAACGATTCATCACCTTAACACCGAGTTGCGTACACTCTTTAACAAACCAACGGAAGTGCGGATTTAATTCAGGAGCGCCACCGGTAATATCCACTGTTGAAATACCTGAGGTACGCACTGCTTCCAGACATTGTTCCAACGTTTCCCTTGACATGATCTCTTTGCGATCCGGCCCGGCATCTACATGACAATGTTTGCAGGTTTGATTGCACAACTTGCCCACATTTATCTGCAATATGTCAATGCCCGTTGGTTTTAGCGGATAAAATCCCAACGTTTTCAGTTTTTCTTTAAAAGGGGTAATTGCAGCAGACTGCACCACTTCATCCAGCAATTGTAACTGCCGGCCGGATTGTGAAAGTTCATGGTGCTGCGCAAGTAAAGATTTCATTGATGGTATTTGAAAATGGATTTAAAATGATGTGCCGATGATTTGATGTGCCGATGTATGCATGAGACAATGTGTGTTGACTGTTGTTTGTTGACTGTTGTGAGTTTTCTGTTGTCCAGCTAACAATTCACTATTACTACGACTGACTAGTGAACTAATGTCTAATGACCAATTACTAACGACTCAGGACTAACGACCAATGACCAATGACTCGCTACTCACTATTCCCTCACATCGTTAATTCCTTCACCTTATTCATCATCTGTGTTGCATGAACAAGGGACGAACCTCCACGAATGGCTGCTGCAACATGCACAGCTTCCATCATCTGTTCTTCAGTGCAACCTTTTGCAAGTGTATCTTCCGAATAGGCATCAATGCAATAGGGACATTGAACCGCATGTGCAACGGCAAGTGCAATCAACGATTTTTCGCGGGCTGTAAGAGCACCTTCGGCAAACACATCACCATACCAGCTAAAAAATTTATCTGCCAGTGGTTTGTCGAACTCGCCAATGTTACTGAATTTTTTGAGGTCTTCCGGATTGTAATAGGTTTTCATCTGTTGGTATAGGTTGTTTGGTTGTATTTTCTTTTTCTTATTGCAGTATCCGGATGCTTTGCCTCTTCCATTTTCAATTAATTCTTCATCATTTCTTTCATAACTCCTTCACCAGATTTTCGAAGAGGTTGGTCAAATGTAATTCTGCTTTTCCTGCTGTTTCAATAATCTCAGCAATGTTTACCGGTCTTAAATGATCAGGGTCACATTCATCAGTAATTACTGAAACGGCGGCTACCGGCAGCGACATGTGATTGGCAACAATCACTTCAGGCACAGTGGACATGCCTACAGCATCTGCGCCAATCATTCTCAGAAAGCGGTATTCTGCTCTTGTTTCAAGGTTCGGTCCATTCACGGCCACGTAAACACCTTTATAAAGCGGGAGGTTCATTTGCACTGCACAATGTTCCATTTTTCTAATCATCGCCGCATCATAGGGACAACTCATGTCCGGATAGCGTGGTCCTAATTCCTCATGGTTTTTTCCTGTTAAGGGATTAAATGGCTGCATATTGATGTGGTCATCAATTATCATCAGCGATCCTTTTTTTATAGCAGGATTCAATCCGCCTGCAGCATTGGAGATCAGCAATTGTTGAATGCCAAGTTGTTTCAATACCCTTACGGGAAAGGTGATTTGCTGAATCGAATAGTTTTCATACAAATGAAATCTTCCCTGTAAAGCCACTACTTTTTTTCCGCCCAGAGTGCCATAGATCATTTTTCCTTTGTGATATTCCACGGTGGAAAGGGGAAAATGCGGAATGTCACGGTAGTCAATTTCAACTTCCTTGTTTATTCGTGTGACGAGATTTCCCAGGCCTGTTCCCAAAATGATACCCACCTGAGGGTCGGTTACATTTTTTGATTGGATAAAATGCACTGTTTCCTTTAATTGTTCTAACAAGTTCATCCGTAAATTGAATTTGATTGTTCAGGAAAAATCGGAGCTCTCAATTTTCCCATTATGGACTCAGAAAAATGCCGCTGGATAAAAATTAAATTTCAGCAAAGTTCTCTTTTGTAATTTCAGGAGGCGATATTTCTTACCGAATCAAGATCTGCTTCCGTATCTATATCAGTTAATTCCTTCAGTAACTTGTACGAGCCGTTGATGTTGCGAATGTCGACAAGCGTATCATGGAATACCTCATCTGAGCTCCATCTTTTATTTTTAAATACAGCCGCATACAACGTGGCCATGCCAAGGAGGTAGTAGCCACCATCATGTGATGGACCAATTACAAAGTTATTCGCAGGCAAAGCCGCAAATGCTTCGTTAATTATTTTTGGGGTGATGTCAAAACAATCGCTGCCGATCACAATCGCTTTGCGGTAGCCTTTGCTGAAAGCATATTTGAATGCATTCGTCATTCGTTTGCCGAGATCACTGCCTTCCTGCACTTTTTTATCAAAGACATTTTCTTCCCAGATATCATCCGCAATTATTTCATCGGAATAAAAAACAATCTTATCAACGGCCAGCTTTTGCGTTACCTTATGAGTGTGGTCAAGCAGTTGCCGGTAAATTTCAAGTGCTTTCTCTTCACCCATTGTCTTTGCCAACCGGGTTTTCACCTTTCCGGGAACCGGGTTTTTCACAAAAATCATCAATAAACTATCGTGCTTTTTCATGGTGCTTCGTTTAAACTCCAATCATAATTTAAATAATGGATGGAAGCAGTGGCGGAAATCCGGGTTGCTGACCATTCATTCAAAAAATTAATCACGCTGCCCTTTTGTATGAAATCTTTTTGATACCAGTTAAAGATTTCAGAAATATCAATCTGAGTGGCCGTTATTTTATTCTTTGAAGCATCATTGATAAATAATTTCGTCATACTGTTCAGTTGTACGTCAAGCTTATCAGGAAGATACGCGCCATTCAATAGCTTCGGACATGATTTGGAAGCGCAGTTAATAGCAAAATGAATACGTGGATCAGTAAACTTTTTTCTTAACACATCATTTTCAATGTTATTCAATGCGTATTTCTTTTCACCAACTGAAATAAAAGCATCATCCCACGGTTTGCCATTGGCAATATCACGAATGCTTTTCAAAGGGTAATGTTCAAGAACGAGTTGAATGGTGGCAGCATTATACAGATTGATCCAATACGCTAACTGTTCGTTTTTGGTCGCGGTGACAGCAGGTTCACTCTTGCCAAGGCCGGCGGTGAACGACCGAAGTGTTCCAAGTTCGGGCTTCATGTTTTTGTAGTTCACTTCGCCTGTGGCTGACACATTTTTCTTCAGCCATTGATCCCACCATTCATAACCAGCAGCATTTGAATCAATAGGGCTATACCCAACGGTTGATTCAGGAGACCAATACAGGAGCGAAGAGAAGAGAAGAATAAAAATCATTGTGCAGATCGTTCCCCGTATTTTAACTTGCAGTCAGGAAAAGAATGGTGACGGAAGCAAAGAAAGATAATTCCCTCCTGATCACCATAATTTTTTCCTGCATCAAAGAAATGTTTGCATTTTGTTGATGCTGCACCTGAAAGGAAGTAAAAGAGTTTCCGGGTATCACAATTAGCACTGCATTAAATAGATGGCTGATTCAGCAAATACCAATCAAAGCAACCTGTGAATTAATTTTTAAAGTCAATTGAAATTTCTATATGCCTGTTTACCCTTCTCACATAAAGTCGAAGCTGCCTAAAACGGGCACCACCATTTTTACCATTATGTCAGCATTGGCGCATGAACACAATGCCATCAACCTTTCGCAGGGATTTCCTGATTTTTTGTGTGACGAAAGGCTCATTGAACTGGTGGAGCAATTCATGCGGAAGGGACTGAACCAATATGCACCAATGGCCGGCATCCTTCCATTGCGTGAAGCGATTGCGGAGAAAGTTGAAAAAATATATTCGGCAAAATATGATGCTGATAAAGAAATCACTGTTACGGCCGGCGGTACTGAAGCGATCTATGCAGCGATTACAGCCGTGGTGGAAGAAGATGATGAAGTGATCATTTTTGAACCTGCCTATGATTGTTACGCGCCTTCTGTTGAACTGAATGGCGGTGTGCCGATTTATGTGGAGCTCGAACCGCCTTCCTATGAGATTGATTGGAACGATGTGAAAAAACTTATCAATCAGCGCACGAAAATGATCATCATCAATACGCCGCAGAATCCGAGTGGCATGGTGATGACTGTTCAGGACATGAAGCAGTTGCAGAAGCTCACTCAGAATACAGACATCATTATCCTGAGTGATGAAGTGTATGAGCACATTATCTTCGATGGCAATGAACATCAGAGTGTAATGCGGTATCCGAAACTCGCGGAACGCAGCTTCGTGGTTTTTTCATTTGGTAAAACATATCACAACACGGGTTGGAAGATGGGCTATTGCCTGGCACCTGCAGAACTGATGCGGGAATTTCGCAAGGCGCACCAGTTCATTGTATTTTCTGCCAACACACCCATTCAATATGCTTTTACTGAAATGATGAAAGATCCGTCGCACTATTTGGGGCTTCGCGAATTTTATGAAGCAAAGCGCGACTACTTTTTAAAGTTGATGGAGGGTTCCCGTTTCAAAGCAAAACCTGCTTCCGGAAGTTACTTTCAGATGTTGGGTTACAAAGGAATCAGCAATGAGAAAGACACCGAGTTTGCCATGCGCCTAACAAAAGAAATTGGCGTGGCAGCTATTCCTACGTCAGTGTTTTATCATCATGCTGTAGACAGGAAGATGTTGCGGTTTTGTTTTGCGAAAGAAAATGAAACCCTGGAAAAAGCGGCAGAACGATTAATGAAGATTTGAAAAAATTCTGCAAAATTCCGGATGCTTCCTTGATGTAGTAGAGCTGAGTAGGATGATATAAGATACACTATATATTAAAGCTTTCATTTGTGCAGCTCAATTTTCATTTTCCTAATTTTAGTGCAGCATGTTTAAGGGAGAAAATATAAAGATGTTTTACCTGCAGGATGTTTTCCTGCTGCCCATCTATTTGGTCATCATCCTGATTTTTGCCTATCTGTATCGCAATTTTGTTTATAATCAGTCACCGTTGAAAAAATATTTTATCCCGGGGATGATGGTAAAAATTATGGGAGGACTGGGAGTCGGGTTTATTTATGTCTTTTATTACGATGGTGGAGACACTTCCTATTATTTTCGGGATTCTCAGGTTTTTAATAATTCCATCAATGATTCTTTTAGCACTTTTTTCAAATTACTTTTCCTTCCCGCTA
The genomic region above belongs to Chitinophagaceae bacterium and contains:
- a CDS encoding TIGR04282 family arsenosugar biosynthesis glycosyltransferase: MKKHDSLLMIFVKNPVPGKVKTRLAKTMGEEKALEIYRQLLDHTHKVTQKLAVDKIVFYSDEIIADDIWEENVFDKKVQEGSDLGKRMTNAFKYAFSKGYRKAIVIGSDCFDITPKIINEAFAALPANNFVIGPSHDGGYYLLGMATLYAAVFKNKRWSSDEVFHDTLVDIRNINGSYKLLKELTDIDTEADLDSVRNIAS
- a CDS encoding DUF547 domain-containing protein — translated: MIFILLFSSLLYWSPESTVGYSPIDSNAAGYEWWDQWLKKNVSATGEVNYKNMKPELGTLRSFTAGLGKSEPAVTATKNEQLAYWINLYNAATIQLVLEHYPLKSIRDIANGKPWDDAFISVGEKKYALNNIENDVLRKKFTDPRIHFAINCASKSCPKLLNGAYLPDKLDVQLNSMTKLFINDASKNKITATQIDISEIFNWYQKDFIQKGSVINFLNEWSATRISATASIHYLNYDWSLNEAP
- a CDS encoding methionine aminotransferase, whose protein sequence is MPVYPSHIKSKLPKTGTTIFTIMSALAHEHNAINLSQGFPDFLCDERLIELVEQFMRKGLNQYAPMAGILPLREAIAEKVEKIYSAKYDADKEITVTAGGTEAIYAAITAVVEEDDEVIIFEPAYDCYAPSVELNGGVPIYVELEPPSYEIDWNDVKKLINQRTKMIIINTPQNPSGMVMTVQDMKQLQKLTQNTDIIILSDEVYEHIIFDGNEHQSVMRYPKLAERSFVVFSFGKTYHNTGWKMGYCLAPAELMREFRKAHQFIVFSANTPIQYAFTEMMKDPSHYLGLREFYEAKRDYFLKLMEGSRFKAKPASGSYFQMLGYKGISNEKDTEFAMRLTKEIGVAAIPTSVFYHHAVDRKMLRFCFAKENETLEKAAERLMKI